TGACAATTTGGGGGAGGTAGAGCAGTGCCTGCAGAAAGCAGCAGCCCTGGGTGGGAGGCGGTGCCGGTGGTGctcagggagggggcagggggagagCTGGGAACCCAGGACAAGGAGGCCCCAGCCCTCCCTCAAGCTCCCCCGGCCTCAACCCTATAGATGCGGAGTGATCGCCCATGAGGAATGAGCTGTCCTTCCTTTGTTCCAGCGGCCTGAGGACAGGCAaaagggcagagggcaggggccAGCAACAGGAAGTTGGGCTGGGTGGCAAACAGCAGGCCCCACGTAGCAGATTTCACACCTCTCCTGCCCTGGCTGGCCCCAGCTTTTCCTCCAGAAAGATCCCTGCCAAGAATtagccaagaagaaaaaaataaaaaaacaaaaacaaaacaaaaaacaaaaaaacaaaaaaaaaagaaaaaagattacacATTCTGTACACAgctaacaacaagaaaaaagggACAAAACCCCACACGCTAAAATTACAATGAAAGTGTGAACTTCACCAATTTCAAcctaaaaaacacaacaaatgcAGCAGTTGGCAGTGTGGCCTGCAGGGAGGTCTGCACAGGCACTGCCCAGGCCGCCGTGGGGCTCCTtgccccttttttctttttccttcttttcttttttaaaacggGAAAGAAGAGGGGGAGGGTAGAAGAGGTGGGAGCACAAAGGCCTCTGAGAAAATGTGTAAGCTTCCTGTGGGGTCACTGAGCAGGACGGGCCGGGGGAGCCTGAGGAAGGGAAGTTAGGTGACTGGAAAcacaggggaagaaaagaaaacagaaccagACACCCAGGCCAGGGTGCTGGGAAAGCCACTCTGGGGAGGGCCAAGAGGAGTGCCTTTCCTCACTCCATGCCCGCCCCCCGACCTGGCCCTCAGGAACGCACAGCCTTGGGAGGGCGGAGCTGGCTGTCCTCAGCTCCGCCTTCCCTCCCCGCAAAGGTCTCTCCCCAGGGTGGGCAGCAGCAGGGAGGAAAGGAAGCGTGCTCCTCTCTCTGCTTTCCCatctgcctctgcttcctcccaACAGCAATGGTAAAATGTGCTttctttagattattttaaaaacagagagaaagagaaaggggagaggagtGAACAGCGGCTCGCGAGGGTGAAGTGCGAATGCCGGGATGGGGCGGGAGGGGTGGGCCCTGGCGGGTGTTCCTGAAGCAGGGGGTTCTGGAGAAGAATCCAGGGGCTGGTCAGCTTCCTCTCACTGACCATCGGCCTTAGATTTCTTTGGAGCAGATTTCCTTggaaggcagaaaaaggaaagagaaagttaGTGTGGGCCCCGCACCACCGGAGGCCCTGCCAGTGCAGGGCCTGGTGTGGGGCCGGTTACGGGCCCCCAGTCAGTCATTTGACGAGAGGCTGAGCCCAGCTATTTCCACTCCCCAGCCTCGAAGGTTCCTGAAAGGGGCTTCCTGCTTACATTTCTGGAGAGGACATGGGCCGCTTGTTGGCCGGCTTGGTGCCAGAGCTGTCTTTACTGGTTtctggaaggaaagagagagatgggtgAGCAGCACTGTGACAGAACAAGAGCAAGGAACACATGTGCCCTGCCCACCCACAGAGCCTCTTGGTGCCACATGGCATGACCAGCAGCTGGCAAGCGTGGGGCACCTGCCCTGTGGGTGGTCACCTTTTACGCCACACTTTGGGACCAGAACACACCATCACTCACTCCCCTCTGGACGTAGGTTAGAAACCcactcagctcagctcagcttcCACCTCTCACTGTCCTCCCATGTCCCAGAGCCCAGGGGAGCTGGAGCAGGCGCATGACCTGACAGGAGGTAGGCTGGCCTCCATCCTTCACCTGCTGCACTCCAGGGACGTGGGACACGCTGTTTTCAGGCCTGGAAACCTACACTTTCCTACCAGCTCTCTCACTGCTTGTCCCCTCAAACATCCTGAGGCAGTGTCCCCTGCACCTCCAGGCCCGGAGCTGGATCCCCTGCTCCACTCGATGGCCGCCTCCATGGGGGGCTGTGTGCACACCAAAGGAAGCAGGGAGACACTGCACGTGGGAAGAGATCTCAGGTGGTGACAGTTCCTCCTGCTGCACCCAGCTTCCTGTGCCTTCCCTAGAAGCTGCCTGAGGAGTCCCACAAAGGACACTCACCCTGCAGCCACCTCACTTGTGTGGCTGGGCCATAGCCCTTCTCATTGCGGGCGGCGATGCGGAAGATGATGGCGGGCTTGGTGGTATAGTCGATGTGGGCGTTGGAGAGGCTGGAGGACTGCACCaggcaggaggggctgggcccGCAGTACACCCGCATGAAGGCCAGCTGGGCCGGGGTGGAGCTCTTGAGCTCGCCCCCAGCCTGTGAGCTCTGGATGGCCAGGTACACCGAGTATTCGATGATCTTGCCGGAGGTCACAGAGGGTGGCTCCCAGGTGAGGTGAGCACCGTCCGGACTCTAGAACCCAGGGGGTCAGGTCAACAACAGAACAGGCTAGAAGCTTCCATAACTGACTGATCATGGTTCCCATAAGCCATTTTCTAACATAGTAGAGATATTCCATGTCGTAGTTCAAGGGGCTTCAAAGAGATCTTCCCCCAAGTGGAAGGACTAAGACAAACTGGGACTCAAAACCTAGCCCTCCTACCCCCCCACCGGCTACCTCATGTGCAGGAACCAACCAGGGACAGACGGCCACCCGATGGCAAGACTCACTTTGCTGATTTTAATGGCACAAGGGGCCCCTGGGAAACCAGGCAGACACGTCTTAAAGGCTGAGATTTCGCTGAAGGGCCCCCGGCCACAGGCATTGATTCCAGCAACACGAAACTTATAGGCTGTGCCTGGCTGCAGCTCCTGCTTCTTCAGCTGGTTATAGTCGGGGACGGTGCCCGAATCATCCTGGGAAGAGAGGAGTGGCATGAACTCCACTGTGGAGAAGGCAGTTCTGAGCCACCCCAGGAACGTTGCAGGTCCAAGGTGATTACGGGCCAGAGGGAAAAGAGGTCAGCGGTGGCTGGCCCCTCACAGCAAGGAGGGATGTGGCAAGGCTGACTGTGCACAGGTACTGGAGGGAAGGAACCAAAGCTCTCCTTTCCTACTGCTTCAGGGGGGATGGTCTCTGCCCACCTTCCTCAGGCTTCCTGGCTACTCAGCTTGGCCCAAAGATGGAAGAGTTTCCTGTAAGCCCCGCTCAAGGCGGTGGAGTCAAGATTCACCCACCTGAGGACATCAGCACCTGGGGACACTTACGTCTGATGGGACAGCATCATCTGGTGGCAGGAAATAGTGTGTCACCATTACATTGGTGCCCTTAATGACCCCTACATCAAACCACTGGTTCTCCTTCTTCATGGGGGCTTTgctgggtgggggtggcaggTCCGGCTTCTGGAAGACAGAATCGGTGCGACGAGATCAGGCCTTCAGTACCCAGAGGCAGTGCTGCCCCCCAGGCCCTGGCCTCAGGAGCCCCAACACACCCGACTCACCACACCCAGGGACTCGATGCCATTGGCCACTTCAGTCAGGGTAGCTGCAGCCTGCAGCTTGGCTGGGCTGGCCACCACAACCGGCTGGGGGGCCACAAATGTGTTGGATGGGGCCAGGCCTGGGAAGAAAGAAGGTGTCAGCAGGAAAGACTCTGGAGACCTGGCTCCCAAGTGGGACCGAGCCTCCCATCCTGCCCTCACCTCCCTGGGTGCCCCTACCACCCCAGCACCAATTTGCCCTCAGTCGCTTACTCTCAGTGGCCGTTGAGGGCAGCAGCGCCACAGTGCTGGGGACTGTGCCGGCCAGCTCATTGAGGCAGTTGCTCTCAATGGCCGGGTCGTTGAGACTGTCGGCAGGGGCCAGGGCCTCAGTGGGGAggtggtgatgctgctgctgggcctgggcctcctgtagctgctgctgctgcaccaGGGCAGCCAGCTCCTGCTGTGTCAGCACAATAGGGATGGTGGTGGCCTGGCCCTCCTGACCCTCGGCTGACAGGTGCCCCAGCTCTGCCTGCGTCACGGTTGCTGCTGCCTCAGAGGTGTCCATAGGCTCGCCAGTGCCTGCTCCAGGGTGGAGAGAAACACTACTCACTAGGAAGGCTGGCCGCAAGCGGGCAGCCCGGGCGGAGGCCCCCAGAGCCTGTCCACCTCCCACTGTGCTCCACTGTAGACTAAGCCCTGGCTGAGGGGCCCTGCCTGTTTCCCGGGCGCTAACCCCGGCCAGCCTGTCTTTCATGGCAGTCCCTACTACCTGGTCTGCCTGGGGTCCCCTGTGCCTGTCCTGCCTATCACATCTGGCTCATGCCACCCTCGAGGGAAATGGGCTCCTCTTCCCAGGATGTCTCCATAGCCTACTGCTCCCCCAAGGTGGCACCAGTGCTCACCCATGACGGCCTGCTGTGCGGCCTGGAGCACCGCCTGGATGGCCAGGGCCTGGGCTTCCTCCGTGGCTGCAGCCTGGGCGGCTGCTTCTGCAGCGGCAGTCACTGCCAGCTCCTCAGGGGTGAGCCCCGTTACCATGAGGGTGGTGGTGCCGGCTTGGGCCTCAGCCATTAACTCTTGGGGAAGTGATAACTGGTCTACTTCAGACTGCGCAGGTGGGGGTGGCTGGACCACCACAGTGGCCACCACCGCAGAGCTGGCAGACTCCTGGCCCGAAGATGGCTCCCCTGTGCTGCTCAGATCCACGGCGGCTGGGAGCTCAGGGGTCTGGGAGGCTGACAGGACCTCAGTGGACTCCCCCATCAGGGCTGTGGAAGCCGACTGTAGAAGCTGCCGTGGCGGCAGCTGCTGGCGAGGCCCTGGTGACACCTGGAGTTCCTCTGGGGGCTGCAGGATGTCAACAGCAGAGAATGGCATGTCAGAAGTTTCTGTGTTGGCTATGGTCACTGTTATTTTGGCCGGGATGGGGACTTCAGTAGTCAGAGCCCTTGGGGCAGTCTCAGTCATTGATGAAATCTTctagaaagggagaaaagcccctgtcagaggggaggagaggggccaGAGCCAGGCAGCAGGGCTGAGAAGCAAGCCAGCCTTCACCTTTCCTTGTGGGCCTAAGTTTTCATTCTTGATGGGCTAGCTTGAACCCATGTTAAATAGGGAGAGAACAGTGGTTCTCTGAGCAGCATGAGGACAAAGGCCCTTGAGACCCCCGGTCAGGTTTAACCTGTCCTCAGTCACCCTGGCCTGGACAAATGGGCACTCAGATCCCCACCATGTCTTATATAGGCTGCGGTGAAGTGACACGCGATGGGAACCAGTCACAGAAATAAAAGCGCCCCAGGGATGTGGGGGACAGTGAGGCTCCTGCCTCCTGCCACAGCAGGCACCGAGGCTACCCTTTTATGGTCCGGAAAAGGGACCAGGAGCGGCCCCATGCCTGGTACAAGAGCGACATCTGGTGTCTAAGTGTGGAACTGCATGGGCGTAggtgaggaaggcagggaggaaaacGGCCCCCCTGGGCTCTTACCGGCACGGAGGGGCCCGGGACCGGCGTGGACTGCGTCACAGTGGTCACAGCCCGCGTCAGTGTGGAGGACACAGTTGTTGTGATGGCACTGGAGCTGGTGATGTTCACGCTGTCGCCCTGGGTGCTCTCCACCTCTCCCTGATCGCTGGCAGCGGGTGGGGGGTCTATGGGGGCGACAGGCAGGCGGCTGCTCAGCAGAAACCCCCCAGGCCTGCACTTGGCTTGACCACCATGGACTTCCTCTACCACCAAGGGGAGGGCCAGAGAGGGCAGGACGGGGGTCCTGGAGACCTCCGTCTGCTTCAGGTATAGCCAGGACGCCCCAGCCCACCCCACTGGTAAACTGGGCACCAAGGAGCCCGACTGGTAGACTCTGGACGGACCCCCGCCATCGTTGTCTTGGCCTCTCGGCCTGGGGGGCTGGGACACCATGAAAGTCAAGCTACCCGCCTTCACTCACCTTGGTTTGAGCTCATGTTGGAAGTGACAGTGGTGGCCGTGTGAGTGGTGCCCGTCTCGTGGGTCTCACAGGGGGGGTTGGAGCACACCCTCTGCGTTGGGAAAGGAGCCAGCAGTGCGGTGCCAGCCTGGGGGGTGACGCTGGGCGCCGCCGCCACCTCCAGACCAGACTCCAGGGTCCTGTGGGAAGAAGTGGCGTCGGGAAGCAGGGCGCCCATGCTGACTGACATGGTGGTGCCGGTGGAAGTGGTCTGGTGTGTCTCACAGGGGTGACCAGCAGGGGGCTGTTGCCCACCCTCGGGCTGGCCCGTGCCCCCATTTGAAGTGGCGGTGGTGGCCGTGTGGGTGGTGCCTGTCTCGTGGGTTTCGCATGGTGGGTTGGAGCACACCCTCTGGGCGCTGCCTGCATTCGAGGTAGTGGCGGTGTTGGTGGTGCCTGTCTCGTGGGTCTCACATGGTGGGTTGGAGCAGACTTGGGTCACGGTGGCCGAGGGGCACAGCAGTGCCTCCAGGGCCGTCACAGTCACTGTGGTGCTAGGCGAGCCACCCTGGAGGCTCTCGCACGCAGGTGCCGTGCGGGGCTCCCCAGCACCCATGCTGGAACGGGCCATGGCAGTGGTGTTGGCCATATGGCTGTGGCGCCCCGTGGGCAGGTCCTTGCTGCCTGGGCTGCTCAGCCTGACTTTGCTACTCAGAGGGGCCAACTGCACAAAAGCAGGGCCATGGCCCCCAGGTTCCCGTGCCATGCTTGGCCCAAGGAGTGGGCCGGCCGAGCACGGGGCCCCGGTGGCCATCACAGTCATGGTGGTGCTGGTCGTGCTGGTCTGGCGGGTTTGGCACTGGGGCTTAGAGCCCTGAGCTGCCTCCAGCGCCCCAGTGGCCACACTGATCCGGATCACGGCAGGGGTGCCGGCTGCACAGGCCCGACGGGCATCTCGCTGGTGGTTGGCGCCGACACTTGACATGGCTGTAGTGGCAGTGTTGGTGGTGCCCGTCTCATGGGTCTCGCAGGGTGGGTTTGAGCAGCCATGCTGCCCGGCCATGTTGGAGGTGGCGGTGGTGGCGGTGTTGGTGGTGCCCGTCTCATGGGTCTCGCAGGGTGGGTTTGAGCAGACTCGAACGACACTACCATTCTGCTGCCCCACAGTCGAGGTCACAAGAGAAGCAGCTGCCTCCTGTCTGTCACAGACGAACTGCACTTGGGTGGGCTGGGGGTGTCCCCCAAGGTTAGCCACAACAGTGGTGGTGGCTGTGTTGGTGGTGCCAGTCTCGTGGGTCTCACAGGGTGGGTTGGAGCACACCAAGGTGACAGTGCCAGGCTGCACATCACCCTGGCCTGAGTCGGCAATGGTGACTGTGGCAGTGGGCTGTTCTGTAGTCGGGGAGGCCAGAATGGACACAGGGAGGTCGTGCACAGGCTGAGCCTCCACCCCACTGGGTGCCGTGATCAGAGTTACCTGGGTGGGCTGGGACACGGGCTGGGGAGACACACGAGGAAGAGAGTTAGTGCCACAGCTGGCTGTCTGCCTGTCCCTCCCACTGTCCTGCACTGTCACCGCACAGGCTGGGACCACTGACCACTTCTCAATGGCCCTGGCAAACGTAAGACCCACTTGCCCCTGCCCCCAAGACACCGACTTGCTCAGACGCCAAGGAAGAGGCACCACTTTGCCTCAAAGGCAACTAGGATGAGGAAGAGGCTGTGGGGACAGGGCAAGGGGAAGGCAGGAGCCTGGCTGGAGTCAAGTCCTTTGTCAGAGAATGGAAATCTCCCTCAGTGCTCAAAGGCCAACAACAAACGTTTCACCGTTTTCCTTAATACATATGAAGAGAACACCGCACACACATGCAGGCGAGCTGCAGTGTCCTCTAGAACACAGCGAGAGGAAGAACTCGGTGTTCAAACACCAGGCATGGCCAAACCATGACGGCCAAACCACGGACTATGACACAGGGACCATGTGACACCAGGAAAAATACCCCAGGTGAAGAAAGGCCCTCCATGGCTGTGCCCGGCAGCAGTGCAACCCCAGGAAGGAAAGGCCTGTGGCTGGACGGTGTGAGCCTCACGTGCTTCCACTTGTGTGGGGTCCCTCGCCCACACGTGCCCTCAGGCCCTGCCCTACCTGCATGGTGATGGTTGGGGTCGTGAGCCCGCCTGCCGCTGTCAGCGTGGTCTGTGCGGCAGACACAGTGATGGCAGTGGGGTTGATCACCTGGCTTGAGAGGGTGGCGATGGTGCCCAAGGTGGTGATGGGCGTGGCCAGGGAAGCACTGGTGCTGTGGCCCCCTGCCCCGGCAAGGCTGGTGGAGACCGTGCCTGTCACTGTGCCTAGGGTCGTGACACCTGAAGGAAAGGAGGCAGAGTTGGGCCAAGGCTGCTGCTGTCTCCTTCCCAGCGGCTCCTCCCACACAGGCTGGGGCACTCTGGAGCTGCTTGCACAGACGGTTCGGGAGAGAGCAGCTGCTGTGCCCCCAGCTGTGCCACGGGGATTGGAGGCCAGCCTGCTTCATTATAATCTAGGGGCAGCAGGGGCCCTGGCCTGTgggtacacacctgtagtgccTTTCACAACCAACGTGGTGACAGCTGGCTTGACAGCGGAGACGGTGACGGGTGTGACTAGGCGAACACCCCCCATGGGCACAGTGCGGAGAATGGTGCCTGGCTGTCCCGGGGCCCCCTTAAGCACCACCTGGAACACCAGAGGAAAGTGCCACCAATGTCACCACCAGGCTGGTGGATGCCGCCAACGCTGCCCCTCCCAGGCCCGTCGGGAGGACCTGCGTGGTGTGCTGGGGTGGACTACACTAGGACACTGGACTGAGAGACGGCTGGGGGTGCCTCACCTGCGTCACTCCCTGCTGCCCATGACCAGTGGCAATTTTGGGGACAGCAGTGATGATTTTGGCAGGTGCTCCAGTTCCTGAAGTCATCACcttggtggtgatgatggtgatgggggACTTGATGCCAGGACTGCTGGTCACACCTGGATGGGAGAGTGGGGGCCCAGGGAAGACAGGTTCTGTGAGGGCTGCCCCTGCTGCCCCTAGATTATAATGAAGATCCACAAGTCACAGCCACAGCCCGGCCCATCTCCCCACCAACCTTAGACACCAAAGGCGGCAAGGAGAAGGTAGAAAAGGGTAAACTAAACGGAAACACAGCACGCCTCATAACCCAGACTCCATTTCCCCTCCAGCGAGGACCTGCAGACATCCGTATGTCGGGGGAGGCCCCTACCTGTGGCGCCCGCCTGGGTGATGATGGCCGACATGGGGATGGTTTTGATGATGGTGGTTGTGCCGGGCTTGGTGGTACTGGGGGAGACGCTACTGATGCCCAGGATGGTGGGCTTGGTCCCCGCCCCACTGGCCTgcgtggtagtgatgatggtggtgggctTGCCATCTGCTGAGGTCACCAGCTTCAGGATTGTTCCCGCTGGCAGAGGCCCTTTGGTCTGAAAGAGGGAAGCAGGTGCATGAGCTGGCATCACTGCCAGGAAGGGAAGTGTGGTCTGGCTACTCTCCGCTGGCAGCCTTGGTGGGTCAGGGAATGTTCTGGAGGCTGTTGGTGAGGGGACTGAGCAGCAGAACCTTCTGAGCC
This portion of the Macaca thibetana thibetana isolate TM-01 chromosome X, ASM2454274v1, whole genome shotgun sequence genome encodes:
- the HCFC1 gene encoding host cell factor 1 isoform X5; protein product: MASAVSPANSPAVLLQPRWKRVVGWSGPVPRPRHGHRAVAIKELIVVFGGGNEGIVDELHVYNTATNQWFIPAVRGDIPPGCAAYGFVCDGTRLLVFGGMVEYGKYSNDLYELQASRWEWKRLKAKTPKNGPPPCPRLGHSFSLVGNKCYLFGGLANDSEDPKNNIPRYLNDLYILELRPGSGVVAWDIPITYGVLPPPRESHTAVVYTEKDNKKSKLVIYGGMSGCRLGDLWTLDIDTLTWNKPSLSGVAPLPRSLHSATTIGNKMYVFGGWVPLVMDDVKVATHEKEWKCTNTLACLNLDTMAWETILMDTLEDNIPRARAGHCAVAINTRLYIWSGRDGYRKAWNNQVCCKDLWYLETEKPPPPARVQLVRANTNSLEVSWGAVATADSYLLQLQKYDIPATAATATSPTPNPVPSVPANPPKSPAPAAAAPAVQPLTQVGITLLPQAAPAPPTTTTIQVLPTVPGSSISVPTAARTQGVPAVLKVTGPQATTGTPLVTMRPTSQAGKAPVTVTSLPAGVRMVVPTQSAQGTVIGSSPQMSGMAALAAAAAATQKIPPSSAPTVLSVPAGTTIVKTMAVTPGTTTLPATVKVASSPVMVSNPATRMLKTAAAQVGTSVSSATNTSTRPIITVHKSGTVTVAQQAQVVTTVVGGVTKTITLVKSPISVPGGSALISNLGKVMSVVQTKPVQTSAVTGQASTGPVTQIIQTKGPLPAGTILKLVTSADGKPTTIITTTQASGAGTKPTILGISSVSPSTTKPGTTTIIKTIPMSAIITQAGATGVTSSPGIKSPITIITTKVMTSGTGAPAKIITAVPKIATGHGQQGVTQVVLKGAPGQPGTILRTVPMGGVRLVTPVTVSAVKPAVTTLVVKGTTGVTTLGTVTGTVSTSLAGAGGHSTSASLATPITTLGTIATLSSQVINPTAITVSAAQTTLTAAGGLTTPTITMQPVSQPTQVTLITAPSGVEAQPVHDLPVSILASPTTEQPTATVTIADSGQGDVQPGTVTLVCSNPPCETHETGTTNTATTTVVANLGGHPQPTQVQFVCDRQEAAASLVTSTVGQQNGSVVRVCSNPPCETHETGTTNTATTATSNMAGQHGCSNPPCETHETGTTNTATTAMSSVGANHQRDARRACAAGTPAVIRISVATGALEAAQGSKPQCQTRQTSTTSTTMTVMATGAPCSAGPLLGPSMAREPGGHGPAFVQLAPLSSKVRLSSPGSKDLPTGRHSHMANTTAMARSSMGAGEPRTAPACESLQGGSPSTTVTVTALEALLCPSATVTQVCSNPPCETHETGTTNTATTSNAGSAQRVCSNPPCETHETGTTHTATTATSNGGTGQPEGGQQPPAGHPCETHQTTSTGTTMSVSMGALLPDATSSHRTLESGLEVAAAPSVTPQAGTALLAPFPTQRVCSNPPCETHETGTTHTATTVTSNMSSNQDPPPAASDQGEVESTQGDSVNITSSSAITTTVSSTLTRAVTTVTQSTPVPGPSVPPPEELQVSPGPRQQLPPRQLLQSASTALMGESTEVLSASQTPELPAAVDLSSTGEPSSGQESASSAVVATVVVQPPPPAQSEVDQLSLPQELMAEAQAGTTTLMVTGLTPEELAVTAAAEAAAQAAATEEAQALAIQAVLQAAQQAVMGTGEPMDTSEAAATVTQAELGHLSAEGQEGQATTIPIVLTQQELAALVQQQQLQEAQAQQQHHHLPTEALAPADSLNDPAIESNCLNELAGTVPSTVALLPSTATESLAPSNTFVAPQPVVVASPAKLQAAATLTEVANGIESLGVKPDLPPPPSKAPMKKENQWFDVGVIKGTNVMVTHYFLPPDDAVPSDDDSGTVPDYNQLKKQELQPGTAYKFRVAGINACGRGPFSEISAFKTCLPGFPGAPCAIKISKSPDGAHLTWEPPSVTSGKIIEYSVYLAIQSSQAGGELKSSTPAQLAFMRVYCGPSPSCLVQSSSLSNAHIDYTTKPAIIFRIAARNEKGYGPATQVRWLQETSKDSSGTKPANKRPMSSPEMKSAPKKSKADGQ